In Rhodococcus rhodochrous, a single genomic region encodes these proteins:
- a CDS encoding RecQ family ATP-dependent DNA helicase, producing the protein MQHNTYRPSSARASDDAREELCTAAQKVFGWDTLRPEQLDAMVPLLDGRDVLAVMATGSGKSAIYQVPSLLLPGVTVVVSPLIALQNDQIAGLDHSEAPEAVAINSRQRESENEANWRAVLEHDADYVFLAPEQLAKDEVLERLRSVEVSLLVVDEAHCVAMWGHDFRPEYLRLGDVAEALGRPPVVALTATASPPVREDIVEALRMRDPLVVAGGFDRPNLDIEVRRHTDDGEKRRAVVEAVASLPGPGILYAATRKDTERYADALRERGIDACPYHAGMRAAEREDVHLGFLDGRCDVVVATSAFGMGIDKPDVRFVVHASVPDSVDSYYQQIGRAGRDGEPATVLMFYRPEDLSLATFFTTHNPDEELIGRVFSAVRSASPMKLGRLRTELDVRGRRLSNAVNLLERCGALVSGRRGLSATDIPRRQAIEQARETAASGERLDRSRVEMMRGYAETRGCRRRFLLGYFGETSADPCGRCDTCRDGASDEVATVSVLPGTGAAQPDCETTEFIPNTRVVHTEWGPGVVMTCEHDRVTVLFDSEGYRTLSLAAVAESGVLTVDDDHLPDEASTAALPAHMEEPVA; encoded by the coding sequence TTGCAGCACAACACGTATCGGCCGTCGTCCGCCCGAGCATCGGACGATGCACGCGAGGAACTCTGCACCGCCGCGCAGAAGGTGTTCGGCTGGGACACGCTTCGCCCCGAGCAGCTGGACGCGATGGTTCCGCTGCTCGACGGACGCGACGTCCTGGCCGTGATGGCCACCGGCTCCGGGAAATCCGCGATCTATCAGGTGCCCTCACTCCTGTTACCGGGGGTGACGGTCGTCGTCTCCCCCTTGATCGCGCTGCAGAACGATCAGATCGCCGGCCTGGACCACTCGGAGGCGCCCGAGGCGGTCGCGATCAATTCGCGCCAGCGCGAGTCGGAGAACGAGGCGAACTGGCGCGCCGTGCTCGAACACGACGCCGACTACGTCTTCCTCGCTCCCGAACAACTCGCCAAGGACGAGGTCCTGGAGCGCCTGAGGAGCGTGGAGGTCTCGCTCCTCGTCGTCGACGAAGCGCACTGCGTCGCCATGTGGGGCCACGACTTCAGGCCGGAATATCTACGCCTGGGAGACGTGGCCGAGGCCCTGGGCCGACCACCCGTCGTCGCGCTCACCGCGACCGCCTCACCGCCGGTCCGCGAGGACATCGTCGAGGCGTTGCGCATGCGGGATCCGCTCGTCGTCGCCGGAGGTTTCGACCGGCCGAATCTCGACATCGAGGTGCGCAGGCACACCGACGACGGTGAGAAGCGACGCGCCGTCGTCGAGGCCGTGGCGTCCCTGCCGGGTCCGGGCATCCTCTACGCCGCGACCCGCAAGGACACCGAGCGGTACGCCGACGCCCTGCGTGAACGCGGGATCGACGCGTGCCCCTATCACGCCGGGATGCGGGCGGCCGAGCGCGAGGACGTCCACCTCGGATTCCTCGACGGTCGCTGCGACGTCGTGGTCGCGACCTCCGCCTTCGGCATGGGCATCGACAAGCCTGACGTGCGTTTCGTCGTGCACGCCTCGGTGCCCGACTCGGTCGATTCCTACTACCAGCAGATCGGGCGTGCCGGGCGCGACGGGGAACCGGCCACCGTCCTGATGTTCTACCGTCCCGAGGATCTGTCGCTCGCGACCTTCTTCACCACCCACAACCCCGACGAGGAGTTGATCGGTCGGGTGTTCTCGGCGGTCCGCTCCGCATCGCCGATGAAGCTCGGACGGCTGCGCACCGAACTCGACGTGCGGGGGCGGCGGCTGTCCAATGCGGTGAACCTGCTCGAACGGTGCGGGGCTCTCGTCTCCGGCCGGCGTGGACTCTCCGCAACCGACATCCCGCGACGTCAGGCGATCGAGCAGGCACGCGAGACGGCCGCGTCGGGCGAGCGACTCGACCGATCGCGGGTCGAGATGATGCGCGGCTACGCCGAGACCCGTGGGTGCCGCCGCCGGTTCCTGCTCGGATACTTCGGCGAGACATCGGCCGACCCCTGCGGCCGGTGCGACACCTGCCGGGACGGCGCGTCCGACGAGGTCGCAACGGTATCCGTGCTTCCGGGCACCGGGGCTGCGCAACCGGACTGCGAGACGACGGAATTCATCCCGAACACTCGTGTGGTGCACACCGAGTGGGGACCGGGAGTGGTGATGACCTGCGAGCACGATCGGGTCACCGTCCTGTTCGACAGCGAGGGCTATCGGACCCTGTCGCTCGCCGCGGTCGCCGAGTCGGGAGTGCTGACGGTCGACGACGACCACCTTCCCGACGAGGCCTCCACCGCGGCCCTGC
- a CDS encoding SDR family NAD(P)-dependent oxidoreductase: protein MDDARPLALVTGASRGIGRELAALFAADGYDLVLAARSDALDDVAADLRTSGVEVVSVHADLRTPEGVRAVHEAATAGGRVPAAVALNAGVGIGGAFVDAELEDVLSVIDVNVRSTVHLAHLLLNDMLRVGSGRMLITSSVVSKMPGPYQAVYNASKAFVQSFTDGVRKELDGSGVTLTAMLPGATDTHFFARAGMLDTILGKAPKDDPAHVARDGYAALMRGEGNVVPGSVLAKSMAVFGTVAPDAVTSAVHRVLAKPRSGR, encoded by the coding sequence ATGGACGACGCTCGACCTCTCGCTCTGGTGACCGGAGCATCGCGAGGCATAGGCCGGGAGCTGGCGGCCCTGTTCGCGGCCGACGGATACGACCTCGTGCTCGCGGCGAGGTCGGACGCGCTGGACGACGTTGCCGCCGACCTGCGGACGTCCGGTGTGGAGGTGGTGTCGGTCCACGCGGATCTGCGGACTCCCGAAGGGGTCCGGGCGGTCCACGAGGCCGCCACGGCCGGAGGTCGCGTCCCGGCAGCGGTTGCGCTCAACGCCGGTGTCGGGATCGGTGGGGCGTTCGTCGACGCAGAACTCGAGGACGTTCTCTCCGTCATCGACGTCAACGTACGTTCGACGGTGCATCTGGCACACCTGTTGCTGAACGACATGTTGCGGGTCGGCTCGGGCCGGATGCTCATCACGTCGTCGGTCGTGTCGAAGATGCCCGGCCCGTACCAGGCCGTGTACAACGCGTCCAAGGCGTTCGTGCAGTCCTTCACCGACGGCGTCCGGAAGGAACTCGACGGCAGCGGGGTCACGCTCACGGCGATGCTGCCCGGGGCCACCGATACCCACTTCTTCGCACGGGCCGGGATGCTCGACACGATCCTGGGGAAGGCGCCCAAGGACGATCCGGCCCACGTCGCGCGCGACGGTTATGCCGCTCTCATGCGCGGCGAGGGGAACGTGGTGCCGGGTTCCGTGCTCGCGAAGTCGATGGCGGTCTTCGGTACGGTCGCGCCCGACGCGGTGACCTCGGCCGTCCACCGGGTCCTGGCCAAGCCTCGATCGGGGAGATGA